From a single Ursus arctos isolate Adak ecotype North America unplaced genomic scaffold, UrsArc2.0 scaffold_34, whole genome shotgun sequence genomic region:
- the RAN gene encoding GTP-binding nuclear protein Ran — protein sequence MAAQGEPQVQFKLVLVGDGGTGKTTFVKRHLTGEFEKKYVATLGVEVHPLVFHTNRGPIKFNVWDTAGQEKFGGLRDGYYIQAQCAIIMFDVTSRVTYKNVPNWHRDLVRVCENIPIVLCGNKVDIKDRKVKAKSIVFHRKKNLQYYDISAKSNYNFEKPFLWLARKLIGDPNLEFVAMPALAPPEVVMDPALAAQYEHDLEVAQTTALPDEDDDL from the exons ATGGCTGCCCAGGGAGAGCCCCAAGTCCAGTTCAAA CTGGTGCTGGTTGGCGATGGCGGCACCGGGAAGACGACGTTCGTGAAGCGTCACCTGACGGGTGAATTCGAGAAGAAGTATGTAG CCACCTTGGGCGTGGAGGTGCACCCGCTCGTGTTCCACACCAACAGGGGACCCATCAAGTTCAACGTGTGGGACACGGCCGGTCAGGAGAAATTCGGCGGGCTGCGGGACGGCTACTACATCCAAG cCCAGTGTGCCATTATAATGTTTGATGTCACGTCAAGGGTTACTTACAAGAATGTGCCTAACTGGCATAGAGATCTGGTACGAGTGTGTGAGAACATCCCCATTGTGCTGTGTGGCAACAAAGTGGACATTAAGGACAGGAAAGTTAAGGCAAAATCTATTGTCTTCCACCGAAAGAAGAATCTTCAG TACTATGACATTTCTGCCAAAAGTAACTACAATTTTGAAAAGCCCTTCCTGTGGCTTGCTAGAAAACTAATTGGAGACCCTAACTTGGAGTTTGTCGCCATGCCCGCTCTTGCCCCACCAGAGGTTGTCATGGACCCAGCTTTGGCAGCACAGTATGAGCACGATCTAGAG GTTGCTCAGACAACTGCTCTCCCGGATGAGGATGATGACCTGTGA